The nucleotide window ACGCCATGCTCCCTGCGGCCGCGAGCGTCCCGCCGACCGACGCGAGGAACGCGAACTCGAGATTCGCGACGACCGCGCCGACGACTGCCGCAAGCACTGGAACGCTGAGCCGTTCCGGGACGTCCGGACGCGGGAGAACGCTCGCGATCCCGTACGCGATCGCGCCGCCGACGAACGGGGTGAGAACCCACATCGCGCCAATTTCGGTGTACTTCGCCCACGCTGGCTCGCCGCCGATCGCGAGTCCGACGCCGATCACCGCGCCGGTGACGGTAAAGGCGGTCGCGATCGGGTAGCCGGTCGAAATGCCGATCGCCATCAATCCGGCCCCGATCAGCAGCGCGACGATGACGCCGGTCGGCGGGAGACTGACCCCGTGGATCAGCCCCCGACCGACGGCATCGGAGACGCTCGCACCCTGTGTGACCGCGCCGGCGAACCCGAGAACCCCGACGATAAACGCCGCGCGCATCGTCGAGATCGCGTTCGCGCCAACGGCCGGTGCGAACGGAGTCGCGCCGCTCGAGCCAGCCCCGATCACCCAGGCCATGAACAGACTCGAGACGGCGGCGAGGCTAAACAGCAGTATCGTTGTTGGGTCCATAAGTCGTGTACAAAAACGCGTTCAAACAGCGGTTCGTGGGGCGGGAGTCGAAGTCACGGGGTTAGTCAGCACCCGCGGGCGTGGTTTCGGACGCGGCACGCTGGCTCCGCCAGTACCCCTGGATGTAGGCGCCGGCGAACATGCCGACGAGCGCCCAGAGGATCGTGAAATTGCCGATCCCGAGGCTGGCGTAGGCCGCGCCGGGACAGATCCCCGAGAGGCCCCAGCCGACGCCGAAGATCGCGCCGCCGATGAGAACGTTGCGATCGAACGACTTCAGCCGCCGGCCGTAGGCCCTGCCCGTCAGCGGCGCGCGGTCGCCAACCCGAGGCATGATCGCGAACGCGATCCCGGTGACGATCGCCGCGCCGAACATGACGAACAGCAACCCGAAGTCGTCGAACTGGAGGAAATCCAGCACGACTTCCGGGCGAGCCATGTGGCTGAAGCCGAGCCCGAAGCCGAAGATCAGGCCGCCGACGAAGATCAGCGGCATGAACAGAGGGTGGCGATTGCCGCTCACGGGTCGTCACCTCCCCGTTCGCTATCTCGAGACGCAAGCGTCTCGCAACTCATATTACGGACTCACCCCCATGGCCTGGACCAGCTGTGCCGTCACGATCGCGACCAGCAGGAACGTCATCACGCCGACGATCGACGTCTTCGACGCCGAGCCGACGCCACAGACGCCGTGGCCGGACGTACAGCCCTTGCCGATACGGGTCCCGATGCCGACGAAGACACCGCCGAGCAGGAGCCGCCAGGGCTGGACGTCGGTCGTCCACGTGCCACCCTGCCAGAAGACGGCGTAGACGGCCGCCCCGAGGATGATCCCCAGCGTGAACACGATCCGCCAGTCCCGCGAACTGCGGTACTGCTGGAACCGGGACTGGTCGGAGACGTACGACAGCGTCGACTCGAGGAACGTACTCGCGCCGGCGGGAATGCCCGTCCCCATGTAGATTACTACCGCTCCGAGACCGACGAGCAGCCCCCCGACGGCGTACCGAAATATCCCGTTGGGGAACAGCTCGGCGGTCAACGCGAGCGGAACGAGTTCTGTGAACATTCAGTATCAGATCACGTGGTTCAGTCGTCCGCCAGCGAGTCCTGGCTGGCAGCGCAGTTGTTCGGGCCGAGCTCGAGTTCGAAGGCCTCGTCGTCGTCGGCCTGCTGCTGGCCGAGGTTCGTCGGGATAATATCCTCGTAGTTCGCCGGGCGAGGCGGCATGTCCGAGAGGATCAGCTCGACGAACTCGTCCTCGTCCATCGTCAGCGCGGCCATCTCTTCTTTGAGCTGGCCAACCGGAGCGGTGTAGGTCCCGTCTTCGGCAGGCTCGGCGGCGTCGCTGAAGTGAGCACCACCGATGAGGGTGTCGTCGGATTGCGTGAGGACGCGCTCCTGAAGGCTCTCGTAGAGCAGGCTAGCGGCTTCGGGTGCACCGTCGTCGCCTTCTTCCAGGTCGGGACGGGCGACGCTCTCGATGAACAGCCCGTCACCGGTCGCGAGCAGCGAGCCGTCGATCAGGTACGAAGTCATCCCGGAGGTGTGCCCGGGCGTGTAGACCGTCTCGATCGTGACGTCGCCGACTTGGAACTCGTCGCCGTCCGCGGCGAGGGTCATCTCGTCGGCGTAGGTGACGCCACGGTCGACCGAGGCCTCGGGGATAACGCCTTCGACGCCGACGGCGTCTAGGGCGCGAACGCCCGAGATGTGGTCTGCGTGGATGTGCGTGTCGATCGCGTACTTCAGCTCGACACCGAGCTCGTCGGCGTCGTTGAGGTAGCGGTCGGTGAACGCACGCAGCGGATCGATCACGGCTGCCTCACCGTCGTCGTAGACGAAGTAGCCCAGACAGCCCGAGGATGGGCGCTGGTACTGGAGCAGCGTGCCGGCGCCGTCGTAGCCGGCGACCTCGACGGCCTCGTAGATCCGCGCCCAGCCGTTCATCCCGTCTTCTAAGTGGTGAACGTCGTAGCCACGCTCAGCGAGCGTCCCGGCGACGTACTCGCTTGCGCCACCTTTCGCACAGAGGACGGTGATCTCGCGGTCCTCCGGAATCTGCTGGAGGACGTGGGCGTCGATGTCGTCCTCGAGGAACTCGAAGTACGGGACGTTGATCGACTCGACGTTCTCGCCGTCGATTCGCCACTCGTCGTAGTCGCTTTCCATGCGCGCGTCGAGGATCGTGACCTCGTCGCCCGCGTCGATTCGTGCTTTCAGTTCGTCAGGGGTCACCGATTCGACCGGTTCGTCCGGGGTTGGAAAGTCCATGTCGGCCATGTTGTACAGTTCCCTGTACCGGCTGCGTCCACTTAAGAGTTTGTATAGTATTTCCCTTATCGCACAATACGGCTTGTTCGAGAGGAAGTGATTCACTCTAGTTCATACGCATATACGCGCTTACGCACGTTTCTGGTGCGAATTTTCGCTCATCCGCTGAACCACAGCTGTTCGTAGAAAGCACAATAATCGATATCCTTTTATAGCCGTAGCCAATATTGTGTAATAGCTCCAATACAGAGCACAGAGATAACCTATGAGTTCGGAATACGACACCACAGAGACGCTCGACGTGAAAGGACAGTCCTGCCCAATGCCCATCGTGAAGACGAAACAGGCCATCGACGGCCTCGAGGCCGGCGACGTCCTCGAAGTCGTCGCGACGGACTCGGGCAGCATGAGCGACATTCAGGGCTGGGCGGAAGGAACGGATGGCGTCGAACTCCTCGATCAGGTCGAGGGCGACGAGATCTACACCCACTACGTGAAGAAAACGGCGTAACATGAGTACGGACAACACCACGCCATCGGCCGACGGCACCATCGACGCCGACGAGGTACAGGCGCTCCAAGAGCGCATCGACGAGCTCGAGCAGTCGCTGGCCGAGTTGGACGACGGCGACGACCAGAAGAAGATGACGATCGTCGCGACCCAGGGCAGCTTCGATATGGCTTACCCGCCGCTGATCCTCGCGAGCACGGCGGCCGCCTTCGGCTGGGACGTCGTCGTCTTCCACACGTTCTGGGGCCTTGACATCCTCCACGAAGAGAAATCGAAGAACCTCAAGCTCTCCGCCGTCGGCAACCCGAACATGCCGATGCCGAACGCGCTCGCTGCGCTCCCCGGTATGGACTCGATGGCGACGAAGATGATGCGAAAGAAGATCGACGAGAACGGCACCGCCACCATCGAGGAACTGATCGACCTCTCGCTCGATCAGGGCGTCGACCTGCAGGCCTGTCAGATGACCATCGAACTGATGGAGTACGACGAGGACGACTTCTACGATGGTGTGACGACGGGTGTCGGCGCAGCAACCGCCCTCCAGCACATGGCCGAATCCGACGTCCAACTGCTGGTCTAAGCCACAGCTATGCTCTCACGCGACATCGGAACCGCGTCCCCGGACGAACGACCGACGGCACAGCCCCCAAGTCTGCGCGTCGTCGAAATCGTCGCCGATGCCGACGACGTCGACCCTGTCGACCTCGAGCCGCCCCTGTACGATGTTGTCGATACGACGGCGCTGGATCGGCTCTTCGAACCGACCGGCTCCGAGACGACCGCCCGCCGTGGACAGGTCTCGTTTCGCTACCGCGGCTACGACGTGACGGTCCACTCGAGCGGCCGTATCGACCTCGAGTAACGCGCGAGTACTTGTTTCTTCACGCGCTCGAGAGCCACCTCGAGACTGATGTATAGTAACAACTGAAACGATTTACACACGCATCGCACAACCGTCATGCGATGCGGTGTGCATTGACGTTCAGTGGCTACTATCGTACCGACCTTCGAGCGCCAGTCGAGTGTGACTCCCGACCAATTACTAGTATTGTGAATTGTGCGAAATACTTTACTGGGGTGCGAGCATAGTTCCAAATATGACAGATCCGTTTGTCGTTATCGGCGGAGACGCAGCCGGAATGAGCGCCGCAAGCAAGGCCAAACGCGAGGATCCGGATCGGGACGTACTCGTGTTCGAAAAGGGGAAGTGGGTCTCGTATGCGGCCTGCGGGATGCCCTATTATATCAAGGGTGAGGTCGACGAACTCGACAATCTCGTCGCCGTCACTCCAGAGGAGTTCCGCGAGCAACGCGACGTCGATCTCCGAACCGGTCACGAGGTCGTCGCGATCGATCCCGACGCGAAGACCGTCACCGTCGAGGCCGACGACGAACGCTTCGAGCAGTCCTACGGCGACCTGCTGATCGGCACCGGCGCACGCGCCATCGAACCTCCGTTCGACGGGATCGATCTCGAGGGCGTGTTCACCCTCCGAAGCATGGACGAAGCCGAGGCGATCGAAGACTACGTCGACACCAACGGGCCCGCAACCGCGGCGATCGTCGGCGGCGGTTACGTCGGCGTCGAGATGGCCGAAGCGCTCACTGAGCGAGGCGTCGAGGTCTCCATCTTCGAGATGCTTCCCCAGACGCTCCAGCCATTCGGCGAGGAGACCGCCGCGGTCGTCGAAGACCACCTCCGCGAGCAGGGCGTCGATCTGCACCTCGAGACCGCCGTCCAGGGCTTCGCCGGTCGCGATCACGTCGAGTCGGTCGAACTCGAAGACGACTCGGTGTCGGCAGATCTCGTTATCGTCGGTGTCGGCGTCGCGCCGAACGTCGAACTCGCCGAGGAGGCGGGGATCAAACTCGGCCCGACGGGCGCTATCGCGACCGACGAGTACGGTCGCACGAACCTCGAGGACGTCTACGCCGCCGGTGACTGTGCCGAGGCGACGAACGTCGTCACCGGCGAACCCGATCACGTGCCGCTCGCGCTGACGGCAAACCGGGCCGGCCGAGCGATCGGGACGACCGTCGCGGGCGAGCCTACGAAGACCGGCGGCACCGCCGGCACGGCGATCGTCAAAGCGTTCGAATTGGGTGCCGCCCGGACCGGCGTCATCGATTCGGAACGCGCACGCGAAGCCGGCTTCGACCCCGTCTCCGTCACCATCGACGCCGAGACGCGCCCGCACTACTACCCCGGTGCGACCGAACTCACCGTCACGCTCGTCGCCGACCGAGAGAGCGAGCGCGTCCTCGGTGCCAGCCTCGTCGGTCGTGAGGGTGCAAAACGGATCGATACGGTCGCGACCGCAGTCGACGCTGGGCTGACTGTCGAGGAACTGCAGAACCTCGATCTGGCCTACGCGCCGCCGTTTAGTCCCGTCTGGGACCCGATCCTGACCGCCGCGAAAGTGCTGCAGGGCAAACTCGAGTAACGCCCTCGCGACCCACTAACGGTCACAGAGCAGTGTGGCCGGCGCGGCGGGCCACACCGCTCCACAATCGGAAAAACGTCGTAAAGACGTCTCTTTCGCTCGGAAACCCCACGTATTCTGATCTCATTCGGATGCCGTGAGGTTTAAGCGGCCATCATCCGCCTATCCGGATATGAAAGCCACCGCCATGGCCCACCCGATTCAGGGGTTGGTGAAGTATCACGGGATGCGAGACGACATCAAACGACTGCCGTACCACGACAGTATCAGCCTCTGTACGGCGCCAAGCCACACGCGAACGACCGTCGAGTTCTCGATGGACTACGACGAGGACACGTTCGTCGTCGACGGCGAGGAACTCGACGGTCGGGCCTACGAGCGGGTCGAAGCCGTCGTCGAAAAGGCGCGACAGAAATCCGATGCTGCCCACACCGTCTACCCCGTCCGCCTCGAGAGCGAGAACAGTTTTCCCTCGAACGTCGGGCTGGGCTCCTCCTCGTCCGGCTTCGCGGCCGCCGCGATGGCGCTGGCCGAAGCGGCTGAACTCGACGCCTCGCGCCGGGAAGTCTCGACGATCGCCCGCGTCGGCTCGGCCTCCTCCGCTCGAGCCGTCACCGGCGCGTTCTCGCAGCTCTATACCGGCCTCAACGACGAGGACTGTCACTCCGAGCGGATCCCATCCGATCTTCACGAGGACTTAAAGATCGTCGTCGGCCTCGTCCCGTACCACAAAGAGACCGAAGACGCCCACCGCGAGGCTGCCGACAGCCACATGTTCCAGGCGCGCAACGCCCACATCCACGGTCAGATCGCCGAGATGCGCGACGCGCTGCGAAACAACGACTTCGACCGCGCGTTCGAACTCGCCGAGATGGACTCGCTGTCGCTCGCTGCGACCACGATGACCGGCCCGTCGGGGTGGGTTTACTGGCAACCGGCCACGCTGAAGATCTTCAACCGCGTCCGTCAGCTTCGTGAGGAGGAAGATATCCCGGTCTACTTCTCGACCGACACCGGCGCCAGCGTCTACGTCAACACGACCGACGAGTACGCCGAGCGCGTCGAGGAAGAAGTCGCTGACTGCGGCGTCTCGACGACCATCTGGGACGTCGGTGGCCCCGCCCAACTGCTCGACGACCACCTGTTCTAACCGCCTCGGGACACAACGTCGAGGGTCTCTTCCGCGATTTGGGACGCCGTGCTCCGATCGACGATTTGCTCGAGCAACTGAACGTCTTGGTTTGGCAACAGTAACTTTTTGGTATCTGTTAGCAATCGTCGTGTATGGTCGCAGAACAGTTCACCGCGGCGGCCGCACAGGTGGAACCGGTCTATCACGACAAGGACGCGACGCTCGACAAGACGTGTCGGTGGATCGAGAAGGCGGGCACGCAGGATGTCGACGTCGTCGTCTTCCCGGAGACGTTCTTCCCCGGCTACCCCTACTGGCGAGGAAGTTCGATCGCCCGCTGGATCGATCTCATGGTCGACCTACAAAAAACAGCCTCTCGGTCGAGGACGACGCCCTCGAGGTACTCGGCGACGCGATCGACGACGTGAACTGCCACGTCGTTCTGGGGACGAACGAACGATCCGAGCGGCCGGGGAGCGAGACACTGTACAACTCGCTGTTTTATTTCGATCGCTCGGGCGAGTTGGTGCGTCGCCACCGGAAGCTCATGCCGACCCACGGCGAGTGAACGATCTGGGGCCGGGGCGATCCGTCGACGCTCGACACGCACGAGACCGACATCGGGCGGATGGGCGGGCTCATCTGCTACGAAAATCACATGACCCTGCTGAAGGGCGCACTCGCCGCGATGGGCGAGGAGATTCACCCCGCCGTCTGGCCGGGGTTCTGGGAACAGCACGGCCACCCCGGCGACAAATCGAAGGCGACGGATCGGTCGGCGATCGAAACCTGCGATCAGTACCCCGCGATGCGCGAGTACGCCTTCGAAACCCAGTCGTTCGTCATCTCGAGTTCGGCCTACATGAGCGACGAGATGCTCGGGCGCGTGATGGACGACGTCGACTTCAACATCGCTGCCGGTGGGAGTATGCTCATCAACCCGGCCGGGATCGTCAAAGCCGGGCCGGCAATCGGCGAAGAGACGCTGCTCACCGCCGAGTTCGACCGCGACGAACGCCGCGCGACGAAGGCGTACTTCGATTCTGTCGGCCACTACACCCGATGGGACGCAGTCAATCTGAACGTTCGAGACACCGAGTTAGCGCCGTTTGAGGGCGAACAGGCCAGCGAGACACCCCCCACGCCGAGTCCAGCCGCGATCGAAGAGATCGCGACCGAACACGACCTCCCGGTCGACACCATCGAGTCCATCGTCGACTCGTTGCACTCGTCGTAAACTCGTTCAGGTCCAACGGTCCAGCCCTGTCTGTGTGACGCTCTCCTCGATGCGTTCGAAGCCGCGCTCGACCTCGCCGGCGTCGACGCCCCACTCGTCGGTGACGTACGCCCGCGCGGCCTCGAGATCCGGCTCGAGCGTCGTCTCGAACTCGTAGTCGTCGGTCACGTTCGGATCGCGGAACAGCTGTCGCACGCGGTCGCCGTACTCGACGCTGTCGCCGCGGGCTTCGAGCACACTCCAGAGGTCGCCGTGCTCGGTGATCTCGGAAATCGCCGTCTTGGGGCCGATTCCGTGCACACCGTCATTGAAGTCGGTCCCGATGAGGATCGCCGCGTCGATCAGTTGCTCCAAGGTGAGGTCGTGGTACTCGAGCGTGGCCTCGAGGTCCATCAGTTCCGGGTTGCCCTTGCTCGTGAGTTGGCGCAGGGTCAGCGGCGCGCCAAACAACAGCGCGTCGTAGTCCTCTGAGCCGACGTAGTCGGCGTCGCCGCGTCGGGCCATATGGGCGGCCTGAGCCTCGCCCTCCGCCGGCGCTTCGACGATCGGGACGTCGAGCAGTCGGAGCAGTTCCCGGCTGGTCTCCTGAATCGTCGGCGTCAGCCGCTGCGTTCGGGACTCGAGTTGGGCGATCGCGACCTCGTCACCCTCCTCGCGGGCGACCTCGAGTTGGTCCTCGTAGCTCTCGCGTTGTTCGCGACGGGAGGCGATTTCGTCGGCTTTGAGATCGGCGGGACCGCCGTCGAAGACCATCACCGGCGTAATGTCGTGTTCGAAGAATTTGGGAAGGCCTTGGATGATTCCGACGAGGTTTGCGACTTCAGTGCCGTCGGCGGTGGTGTATTTCGAACTGTTCGTCCACTTGACCGTCGTCGTCAGATACCGGTAGAGCCAGTTGTGCGCGTCGACGGCGACGACACCCTCGAGGTCGTCGAATGGAATCTCTTCGATGACGGCGATATCGCGTAGCGCAGCGTTTCCCATTGGCGACATTTGGGCCGACTGGGATTTGAATCGTTGGCTTCCCGGCCGAGGACTGGTTCGAGCGGGAAATATTCATCAGCTCGCTATCAAACTGTAGCAACGGAATGGTCACCGGAACGCACTCGAGTCGCCGAGCGGTGCTCGGCGGCATCGGTACCCTCTTCGTCGGCGGCTGTCTCGGACGGGCGAACCCGTCGAGCGGAGCCAACGACTGGCGAATGTACGGTCGCGATCCCGGTCGAACGCGGTACGTCTCGGGCGTCGAGGTTCCAGAAGACGAACCGGAGATCGCGTGGGAACGCAGCGTCGGTGCCTCCGGCTGGCGACCACCGATCGTCGCCGGCGAGACCGTCTACTGTCAGTACGCGAACGGACTGTTCGTCCTTGATCTCGCGACCGGCGAGGGAACGCTCGCGAGAACTACCGGCGCGTTCGGTCGGGGGACGGGACCGATGGCGTTTGCATCGACGGAGATCTATCGCGACGGTGTGCTGGTCGTCCCCTACGGCGAGGCCATCGCCGGTTACGCCGCTGCCCCTGAGGGCTGGCCGGACGAGGTCTCGGGCTTCGGCGACGAACTGCTCCGGTGGTGGAGCGATGGAGAACGCGTCGGAACCGACGGTGCAGGTATCGCTTCGCGCTCGGTCGAGTCCCGGTCGCTCGCCTCGCCGGTCGTTGCCGATGGAACGCTCGTGACCGTTCACTCGTTCTCCGACAGCGTCTCCGCCGTCCGGCCCGACGACGGCAACCCGCGCTGGCGGTACCCCCTCGAGGACGCAATACCGGACGACTGGGACTACGGCCTCTTTTCGATCGGCCACGTCGTCGACGAGACGACCGGCACCGTCGTTGTCAAGGGACGGCTCTTCGGAACTCCGTACCTGGTCGGGCTCGATCTCGCCGACGGGGACCTCGAGTGGACGGTCGACGAACGAGAAACCGGCGCCGAGTTCAACGAACGGGAGGATAGCCTGCTCGCACGCGAGGGGGTGGTTTACACAGTCGGACAGACCGAAGACCGCGACCGGCGGATCCTCGAGATCGACGCGGAGACCGGGGAACGAGGCTGGGACCGGGCGCTAGATCGATCCGATCACATTGGGCTCGCCGTCGACGACCGGACGCTGTATCACGTCGGGACTGTCGCCCGCGACGGAAGCGATCCGCTGACCGTCACGGCGCTCGACCTCGACGACGGGAGCGTTCGCTGGGAAGCGATCTTCGACGGCGGTTCGGTCGCCACGCCTTCGATCTCCCTCCAGCCGCCGACGGTAGCCGGCGACTCGCTGCTCGTTCCCGGAGACGACGGCCTGCACGCACTCGACTGCGAGACCGGCGACCTCCTGTGGACGTTCACCGAGATGGTCGGCACGTCGGGCGGGAGTGAGACGGAGCGAGAGGCACTGACGCCAGCCGTCGTCGCGAACGATCGAATCATCCTCGGCACCACGCTCGCGCTGTACGGACTCGATATTTCCTAACCATGTCGACGGACTCTGCTTCCACGACCGACACCACCAATACGAGCCCCGGATTCGCCACTGTAGCGCATGCCGTCGTCACCACGGTTCGCGATCGTCCCGCGTCGCTCGTCCCGTTTCTCCTCGCCGGAATCGTCGGCGCGGCCAGTACTCTCGGGAGAATCGAGACGCCGTATCCGGTCGGCGTCTCGTCGTTCGGCGCGAGCGGATCGCTCCGGATACCGATCCCGCTCGTCCCTCGCCTCGAGCCGACCGTCGAACTCGCACCGACGATCCTGTCCGGCCTGCGACTCGAGTACGCCGTCACCCTCCTTGGCTGGCAGGTCGCGCTCGCAGCGGTGACGGCGGTCGCGTTCGCCGTCGGCATCTGGCTCGTCGCTTCCGGGACAAAGGGGTTCGCTCCGCCGATCGCTCGAGTCGGCTGGCTCTCAATCTACGTGTTCGCCGTCCAGGGCGTGTCGTTCGGGGCGATCTACGTGCTCGGGAGCTGGTTCACCGGGATCGGAACTACCGTGTTGACCGTACTCGCCGCAGTCGTCATCGCGGGCGGACTCCTGGTGGCTCCTGCATCGATCGTCCTCGGTGGAACCCGACCCGACGCGGCGGTGCTCGAGAGTCTCGCCTACGCCGGCTCCAGACCGTTCTCGAGTGCCGGCCTGGTTCTCTGTCTCGGAATTCTCGCGGTACTCTTCACTGGCGTTGCGACGATCGTATCGGGGGTTCCAGGGCTCGCAGCCGGCACGATCACGAGCGTCGCAGTCACGGGGACGGCCCACGCGGCAGTCGTCGCCAGCATCTACGAGCACGGCAGCGAAAACGAAGTGTCGCCGAGCGACTCGTAGCTGACCCGGGAACGCTACTCCGTACGTTCCAGCGTCGGCGGATCGCTGTCCGCTCTCGATTCGAGAAATCGCTCTTCGTCGTCAGAAAGGTCGCGCTCGCGGAACTGCTCGAGGCCGGCCTGATACCGCGCTCGAGCGTCCTCGATAGTAGGAGTCGGGTACTCGAGGAGCAGTTCGGCGATTCCCGTTTGCTCGCCGGTGTAGG belongs to Natronorubrum aibiense and includes:
- a CDS encoding nitrilase-related carbon-nitrogen hydrolase: MGGLICYENHMTLLKGALAAMGEEIHPAVWPGFWEQHGHPGDKSKATDRSAIETCDQYPAMREYAFETQSFVISSSAYMSDEMLGRVMDDVDFNIAAGGSMLINPAGIVKAGPAIGEETLLTAEFDRDERRATKAYFDSVGHYTRWDAVNLNVRDTELAPFEGEQASETPPTPSPAAIEEIATEHDLPVDTIESIVDSLHSS
- a CDS encoding nitrilase-related carbon-nitrogen hydrolase: MVAEQFTAAAAQVEPVYHDKDATLDKTCRWIEKAGTQDVDVVVFPETFFPGYPYWRGSSIARWIDLMVDLQKTASRSRTTPSRYSATRSTT
- the mvaD gene encoding phosphomevalonate decarboxylase MvaD, encoding MKATAMAHPIQGLVKYHGMRDDIKRLPYHDSISLCTAPSHTRTTVEFSMDYDEDTFVVDGEELDGRAYERVEAVVEKARQKSDAAHTVYPVRLESENSFPSNVGLGSSSSGFAAAAMALAEAAELDASRREVSTIARVGSASSARAVTGAFSQLYTGLNDEDCHSERIPSDLHEDLKIVVGLVPYHKETEDAHREAADSHMFQARNAHIHGQIAEMRDALRNNDFDRAFELAEMDSLSLAATTMTGPSGWVYWQPATLKIFNRVRQLREEEDIPVYFSTDTGASVYVNTTDEYAERVEEEVADCGVSTTIWDVGGPAQLLDDHLF
- a CDS encoding YeeE/YedE family protein, encoding MFTELVPLALTAELFPNGIFRYAVGGLLVGLGAVVIYMGTGIPAGASTFLESTLSYVSDQSRFQQYRSSRDWRIVFTLGIILGAAVYAVFWQGGTWTTDVQPWRLLLGGVFVGIGTRIGKGCTSGHGVCGVGSASKTSIVGVMTFLLVAIVTAQLVQAMGVSP
- a CDS encoding MBL fold metallo-hydrolase, with protein sequence MADMDFPTPDEPVESVTPDELKARIDAGDEVTILDARMESDYDEWRIDGENVESINVPYFEFLEDDIDAHVLQQIPEDREITVLCAKGGASEYVAGTLAERGYDVHHLEDGMNGWARIYEAVEVAGYDGAGTLLQYQRPSSGCLGYFVYDDGEAAVIDPLRAFTDRYLNDADELGVELKYAIDTHIHADHISGVRALDAVGVEGVIPEASVDRGVTYADEMTLAADGDEFQVGDVTIETVYTPGHTSGMTSYLIDGSLLATGDGLFIESVARPDLEEGDDGAPEAASLLYESLQERVLTQSDDTLIGGAHFSDAAEPAEDGTYTAPVGQLKEEMAALTMDEDEFVELILSDMPPRPANYEDIIPTNLGQQQADDDEAFELELGPNNCAASQDSLADD
- a CDS encoding outer membrane protein assembly factor BamB family protein encodes the protein MVTGTHSSRRAVLGGIGTLFVGGCLGRANPSSGANDWRMYGRDPGRTRYVSGVEVPEDEPEIAWERSVGASGWRPPIVAGETVYCQYANGLFVLDLATGEGTLARTTGAFGRGTGPMAFASTEIYRDGVLVVPYGEAIAGYAAAPEGWPDEVSGFGDELLRWWSDGERVGTDGAGIASRSVESRSLASPVVADGTLVTVHSFSDSVSAVRPDDGNPRWRYPLEDAIPDDWDYGLFSIGHVVDETTGTVVVKGRLFGTPYLVGLDLADGDLEWTVDERETGAEFNEREDSLLAREGVVYTVGQTEDRDRRILEIDAETGERGWDRALDRSDHIGLAVDDRTLYHVGTVARDGSDPLTVTALDLDDGSVRWEAIFDGGSVATPSISLQPPTVAGDSLLVPGDDGLHALDCETGDLLWTFTEMVGTSGGSETEREALTPAVVANDRIILGTTLALYGLDIS
- a CDS encoding inorganic phosphate transporter, which translates into the protein MDPTTILLFSLAAVSSLFMAWVIGAGSSGATPFAPAVGANAISTMRAAFIVGVLGFAGAVTQGASVSDAVGRGLIHGVSLPPTGVIVALLIGAGLMAIGISTGYPIATAFTVTGAVIGVGLAIGGEPAWAKYTEIGAMWVLTPFVGGAIAYGIASVLPRPDVPERLSVPVLAAVVGAVVANLEFAFLASVGGTLAAAGSMALPIDGTVAGAVVSFAVALLAALGVHWDVARDKSGGLRRFLLTLGGFVAFSAGASQVGLAVGPLLPLLDELSMVSPIAILLGGGVGILVGSWTGAPRMIKSLSQEYASLGPRRSIATLVPSFLIAQTAVLLGVPVSFNEIIVSAIIGSGLAVGGGSGVSPRKLGLTVAAWAGSLVLALGLGYGSMYAVELL
- a CDS encoding YeeE/YedE family protein, which encodes MSGNRHPLFMPLIFVGGLIFGFGLGFSHMARPEVVLDFLQFDDFGLLFVMFGAAIVTGIAFAIMPRVGDRAPLTGRAYGRRLKSFDRNVLIGGAIFGVGWGLSGICPGAAYASLGIGNFTILWALVGMFAGAYIQGYWRSQRAASETTPAGAD
- a CDS encoding HalOD1 output domain-containing protein — encoded protein: MLSRDIGTASPDERPTAQPPSLRVVEIVADADDVDPVDLEPPLYDVVDTTALDRLFEPTGSETTARRGQVSFRYRGYDVTVHSSGRIDLE
- a CDS encoding sulfurtransferase TusA family protein, with translation MSSEYDTTETLDVKGQSCPMPIVKTKQAIDGLEAGDVLEVVATDSGSMSDIQGWAEGTDGVELLDQVEGDEIYTHYVKKTA
- the fen gene encoding flap endonuclease-1, which produces MGNAALRDIAVIEEIPFDDLEGVVAVDAHNWLYRYLTTTVKWTNSSKYTTADGTEVANLVGIIQGLPKFFEHDITPVMVFDGGPADLKADEIASRREQRESYEDQLEVAREEGDEVAIAQLESRTQRLTPTIQETSRELLRLLDVPIVEAPAEGEAQAAHMARRGDADYVGSEDYDALLFGAPLTLRQLTSKGNPELMDLEATLEYHDLTLEQLIDAAILIGTDFNDGVHGIGPKTAISEITEHGDLWSVLEARGDSVEYGDRVRQLFRDPNVTDDYEFETTLEPDLEAARAYVTDEWGVDAGEVERGFERIEESVTQTGLDRWT
- a CDS encoding DsrE/DsrF/DrsH-like family protein; its protein translation is MSTDNTTPSADGTIDADEVQALQERIDELEQSLAELDDGDDQKKMTIVATQGSFDMAYPPLILASTAAAFGWDVVVFHTFWGLDILHEEKSKNLKLSAVGNPNMPMPNALAALPGMDSMATKMMRKKIDENGTATIEELIDLSLDQGVDLQACQMTIELMEYDEDDFYDGVTTGVGAATALQHMAESDVQLLV
- a CDS encoding FAD-dependent oxidoreductase, which gives rise to MTDPFVVIGGDAAGMSAASKAKREDPDRDVLVFEKGKWVSYAACGMPYYIKGEVDELDNLVAVTPEEFREQRDVDLRTGHEVVAIDPDAKTVTVEADDERFEQSYGDLLIGTGARAIEPPFDGIDLEGVFTLRSMDEAEAIEDYVDTNGPATAAIVGGGYVGVEMAEALTERGVEVSIFEMLPQTLQPFGEETAAVVEDHLREQGVDLHLETAVQGFAGRDHVESVELEDDSVSADLVIVGVGVAPNVELAEEAGIKLGPTGAIATDEYGRTNLEDVYAAGDCAEATNVVTGEPDHVPLALTANRAGRAIGTTVAGEPTKTGGTAGTAIVKAFELGAARTGVIDSERAREAGFDPVSVTIDAETRPHYYPGATELTVTLVADRESERVLGASLVGREGAKRIDTVATAVDAGLTVEELQNLDLAYAPPFSPVWDPILTAAKVLQGKLE
- a CDS encoding nitrilase-related carbon-nitrogen hydrolase; this translates as MNCHVVLGTNERSERPGSETLYNSLFYFDRSGELVRRHRKLMPTHGE